One genomic region from Thermoanaerobaculia bacterium encodes:
- the map gene encoding type I methionyl aminopeptidase has protein sequence MSLAPKPFDRAIMKSAREIEILDEANGYVHRLLSQLAAMAEPGMTTMDLEQVAERYCKTEEVTPAFKGYSGFPACLCLSINDEIVHGIPSAHRVLRDGDILSIDFGVYHRGYFGDAALTVPLGKVSSRARHLMDGTLKSLKTAVDSCVVGNTLGDIGYAVQSTVEPMGYSVVRDFVGHGIGLNLHEPPQVPNFGRRGHGMPLTEGLVLAIEPMVCEGDYRVKVDEDGWTARTFDGKLSAHFEYSVAVTNGNPRVLGRPGF, from the coding sequence ATGTCCCTGGCACCCAAACCCTTCGATCGGGCCATTATGAAATCCGCCCGGGAAATCGAAATTCTGGATGAGGCCAATGGTTATGTCCATCGGCTTCTCTCTCAGCTTGCGGCGATGGCGGAACCCGGAATGACAACGATGGATCTGGAACAGGTTGCGGAACGTTACTGCAAGACTGAAGAGGTCACCCCTGCATTTAAAGGGTACAGCGGATTTCCCGCCTGTTTATGCCTGTCCATAAATGATGAAATTGTGCACGGAATCCCTTCCGCTCACCGGGTTTTGAGGGACGGGGATATTCTCTCCATTGATTTCGGTGTCTACCACAGAGGTTATTTTGGTGACGCCGCACTGACTGTCCCCCTCGGAAAGGTTTCTTCTCGAGCCAGGCACCTGATGGACGGTACCCTGAAATCCCTCAAGACTGCCGTTGATTCCTGCGTGGTCGGAAATACACTCGGGGATATCGGATATGCAGTGCAGTCTACCGTTGAACCCATGGGTTACAGTGTTGTAAGGGATTTTGTGGGACACGGTATCGGGTTGAATCTCCATGAACCGCCGCAGGTGCCCAATTTTGGGCGGCGGGGACATGGGATGCCTCTCACCGAAGGTCTGGTTCTTGCTATCGAACCGATGGTGTGCGAAGGGGATTACAGGGTCAAGGTCGATGAAGACGGCTGGACAGCACGCACATTTGATGGTAAACTATCGGCTCATTTCGAGTATTCAGTGGCCGTAACCAACGGGAACCCCAGGGTTCTGGGCAGGCCGGGTTTCTGA
- a CDS encoding adenylate kinase gives MTSSIVLLGAPGSGKGTQANQMAELLSVPSISTGDMLRANVKAGTSLGMKAKSFMDQGLLVSDEIILSMVEETLTGPDCENGFILDGFPRNLAQARALTDMLASYGKALTYAIFLDVPEEEIVRRLTRRRVCGQCGAIFHLDSKPPRQDGICDECGATLVHRSDDQEDVIRNRMKVYREQTEPLVDYYRKIGILRHIIGMGTPDAIFNQISVIVGKEA, from the coding sequence ATGACCTCCAGTATTGTTTTGCTCGGAGCTCCCGGATCCGGGAAGGGAACGCAGGCAAACCAGATGGCTGAACTGCTTTCGGTTCCCTCCATTTCCACAGGAGATATGCTCCGCGCGAACGTAAAGGCCGGAACCTCCCTGGGAATGAAGGCGAAGTCCTTTATGGATCAGGGGCTTCTGGTGTCCGATGAGATCATTCTTTCCATGGTGGAAGAAACGCTTACCGGTCCCGATTGTGAGAATGGTTTCATTCTGGATGGCTTTCCCAGAAACCTTGCACAGGCCAGAGCCTTGACGGATATGCTCGCCAGCTATGGGAAAGCCCTTACCTATGCCATTTTCCTGGATGTCCCGGAAGAAGAGATCGTTCGCCGCCTCACACGGAGACGGGTTTGTGGACAATGCGGCGCGATCTTCCATCTCGATTCCAAACCACCCAGACAGGATGGAATCTGTGATGAGTGTGGAGCGACCCTGGTTCACCGCAGCGACGACCAGGAAGATGTGATTCGCAACCGGATGAAGGTGTACCGGGAGCAGACGGAACCGCTGGTGGATTACTATCGAAAGATCGGGATCCTGCGCCATATCATCGGCATGGGGACTCCAGATGCTATCTTCAATCAGATTTCCGTCATCGTAGGGAAGGAGGCCTGA
- the secY gene encoding preprotein translocase subunit SecY yields the protein MIESVRNIFVIPDLRKRIFYSLLLLAVYRIGAVIPTPGIDPVALQEFFKQFQGTVLGLLNIFSGGAMSKMTIFSLGIMPYISASIILQLLTVVWPYLEKLSKEGEMGRRKITQYTRYGTILISIVQSWGIALFLKSQSAPSGLPLVPDGGIGFLLMTILTLTTGTAFIMWLGEQITERGIGNGISLIIYAGIIVGIPGAIIQTFQDIRTGQMSIFKLLLLLIFMVVIVAAIIYMERAQRRIPVQYAKRVVGRKVYGGQNTYLPLRLNTGGVIPIIFAASIIQFPATLAQFIKHPWMQKISQMLQWGEPLYNLVYVVAIVFFCFFYTSIIFNPVDTADNLKKYGGFIPGIRPGKNTAEYIDRVLSRITFVGAFYLAAVAILPEFMLTGFKVATIPGIGPALDNMLPQWFTEGMGIKFYFGGTSLLIVVGVAMDTLQQIEAQLIMRHYEGFMSRVRLKGRRG from the coding sequence GTGATCGAAAGCGTAAGGAATATCTTCGTTATCCCGGATCTCAGAAAGCGGATTTTCTATTCGCTTCTCCTTCTGGCTGTCTACCGAATCGGTGCGGTTATCCCGACACCGGGAATCGATCCGGTTGCACTGCAGGAATTTTTTAAGCAGTTTCAGGGAACCGTCCTTGGGTTGCTCAACATCTTTTCCGGCGGCGCAATGAGCAAGATGACGATCTTTTCCCTGGGAATCATGCCTTACATCAGTGCGTCCATTATCCTTCAGCTTCTGACGGTCGTCTGGCCCTACCTGGAGAAGCTTTCCAAGGAAGGGGAGATGGGACGCCGAAAGATTACACAGTACACCCGATACGGTACCATCCTGATATCGATCGTCCAGTCCTGGGGTATTGCTCTCTTCCTGAAAAGCCAGAGCGCTCCTTCCGGACTTCCCCTGGTTCCCGACGGCGGAATCGGCTTTTTGCTGATGACGATTCTGACCCTGACCACCGGAACAGCCTTCATCATGTGGCTGGGGGAACAGATTACCGAACGCGGGATTGGAAATGGTATCTCCCTGATTATTTACGCCGGCATCATCGTCGGCATCCCAGGTGCCATTATCCAGACATTCCAGGATATCCGCACCGGTCAGATGTCCATTTTCAAGCTTCTGCTTCTCCTTATCTTCATGGTCGTGATCGTTGCAGCGATCATCTATATGGAGAGAGCCCAGCGAAGGATTCCGGTTCAGTACGCAAAAAGAGTTGTCGGTCGCAAGGTGTATGGCGGCCAGAACACCTATCTTCCCCTGCGTCTGAACACCGGCGGCGTTATCCCCATCATCTTCGCCGCATCGATAATTCAATTTCCTGCGACGCTGGCCCAGTTTATCAAACACCCGTGGATGCAGAAGATCTCCCAGATGCTTCAGTGGGGCGAACCCCTGTATAACCTGGTGTACGTTGTGGCGATCGTATTCTTCTGCTTCTTTTATACATCGATTATTTTCAACCCCGTGGACACCGCCGATAACCTTAAAAAATACGGTGGATTTATCCCCGGGATACGCCCGGGGAAAAACACGGCCGAGTATATTGACCGTGTACTTTCCAGGATTACATTTGTGGGCGCCTTCTATCTGGCAGCGGTGGCCATCCTTCCGGAGTTCATGTTGACGGGCTTTAAGGTTGCCACCATCCCCGGGATTGGCCCCGCCCTGGACAATATGCTCCCGCAATGGTTCACCGAAGGTATGGGAATCAAATTTTACTTCGGTGGTACCAGTCTTCTGATCGTGGTTGGTGTCGCAATGGACACGCTCCAGCAGATCGAAGCCCAGCTGATCATGCGCCACTATGAGGGATTCATGAGCCGGGTCCGTCTGAAAGGGAGACGGGGCTGA
- the rplO gene encoding 50S ribosomal protein L15, with translation MNLHDLTPSRGATKQKKRIGRGPGSGTGKTAGRGHKGQKSRSGYSRRIGFEGGQMPLIRRVPKRGFTNIFKKDIQVVNVEDLNRFRKGTTITPELLKREKLIRKYGDGIKILARGELKKELTVTAHYFSAEAKKKIEDAGGKIEVIQ, from the coding sequence ATGAACCTCCATGATCTGACTCCCTCCAGGGGAGCAACGAAACAGAAAAAGAGAATTGGCCGCGGCCCGGGTTCGGGCACGGGAAAGACGGCTGGACGCGGTCACAAGGGGCAGAAGTCCCGCAGTGGATACTCTCGCCGTATTGGATTTGAAGGTGGACAGATGCCCCTGATCCGCCGGGTTCCCAAGCGGGGATTCACGAATATCTTTAAAAAAGATATCCAGGTTGTCAATGTGGAAGATCTGAACCGGTTCCGAAAAGGTACGACGATTACGCCGGAATTGCTGAAGCGCGAAAAACTGATCCGAAAATATGGAGACGGTATTAAGATTCTGGCCCGTGGAGAGTTGAAGAAGGAACTCACAGTCACCGCGCACTACTTTTCCGCCGAGGCGAAGAAGAAGATTGAAGACGCCGGAGGCAAGATCGAGGTCATTCAGTGA
- the rpmD gene encoding 50S ribosomal protein L30, translated as MAKKSASTPTKKVIKVRQVRSIIGCPEPMRESVRGLGLRRIGHVVEVEDTPSVRGMVFKVKHLVQIVEGDGR; from the coding sequence ATGGCTAAGAAGTCCGCCAGCACCCCGACTAAAAAAGTTATCAAAGTCCGGCAGGTTCGTTCCATCATCGGCTGTCCTGAGCCGATGCGGGAATCGGTCCGCGGGCTAGGCCTTAGAAGGATCGGCCACGTTGTGGAAGTCGAAGATACGCCTTCCGTTCGCGGCATGGTCTTCAAGGTAAAGCATCTCGTCCAGATTGTTGAAGGAGATGGAAGATGA
- the rpsE gene encoding 30S ribosomal protein S5, with amino-acid sequence MEQEAQDWIDQVVFINRVAKVVKGGKNFRFSALVVAGDGDGRVGFGLGKAREVPSAIRKALEAAKRTVKTVPMDGTTIPHEVIGEYKAARVLMKPARPGTGVIAGSSVRAVLEALGVKDILTKCIGSSNPINVIRATFAGLEQLRSKEQVMQLRGMKAEKTAEVSNG; translated from the coding sequence ATGGAGCAAGAAGCACAGGATTGGATCGACCAGGTCGTCTTCATCAATCGAGTCGCCAAGGTTGTCAAGGGTGGTAAGAATTTCCGGTTCAGCGCACTTGTGGTTGCCGGTGACGGGGATGGTCGTGTGGGGTTTGGTCTCGGGAAAGCCCGGGAAGTTCCTTCCGCCATCCGTAAGGCACTGGAAGCGGCCAAGCGTACCGTGAAGACCGTTCCCATGGATGGAACGACCATCCCCCATGAAGTAATCGGAGAATACAAGGCTGCCCGCGTTCTCATGAAACCGGCCCGACCCGGAACAGGCGTTATTGCCGGTAGTTCCGTCCGTGCGGTTCTGGAGGCCCTGGGTGTCAAGGATATCCTGACGAAGTGTATCGGGAGTTCCAATCCGATCAACGTCATCCGCGCAACCTTTGCCGGGCTGGAACAGCTGCGCAGTAAGGAACAGGTCATGCAGCTGCGCGGCATGAAAGCGGAAAAAACCGCCGAGGTGTCCAATGGCTAA
- the rplR gene encoding 50S ribosomal protein L18, translating into MDRIKNKRIARIRIHSRIRTRVSGSEERPRLCVYRSLKNIYAQVIDDTTGKTLLACSTMDPEVKSQVAYGGNVSAAKAVGTVLGGRLKEKGVNAVVFDRGGFRYHGRVKALADAVREAGINF; encoded by the coding sequence ATGGACAGGATTAAGAACAAACGCATTGCCAGAATTCGCATTCATAGTCGTATTCGGACCCGGGTGTCCGGTTCAGAAGAACGTCCAAGGCTTTGCGTCTATCGCAGTCTTAAAAACATTTACGCGCAGGTCATTGATGACACCACGGGAAAAACCCTTCTGGCCTGCTCAACCATGGACCCTGAGGTGAAGTCCCAGGTTGCCTACGGTGGAAATGTTTCCGCCGCCAAGGCCGTCGGAACAGTACTGGGTGGCCGCCTCAAGGAAAAGGGAGTCAACGCAGTCGTCTTTGACCGGGGTGGGTTCCGCTATCACGGTCGAGTGAAGGCTCTGGCCGACGCAGTCCGCGAAGCGGGCATCAATTTTTAA
- the rplF gene encoding 50S ribosomal protein L6: MSRIGKKPIQIPSGVTVTIGKDLVEIQGPKGKMFHQIMPNTKVELVENSKVLQVTRSRDDRQSRAYHGLLRALIANSVTGVSTGFTRKLVIEGVGFKSELKDRDLVLQLGFSHTINFPVPEDITVEVDPKQNVISVSGIDKQRVGQVARNIRELRPPDAYKGKGIRYSDEVIRKKVGKAGA; this comes from the coding sequence ATGTCCCGTATTGGAAAGAAGCCCATTCAGATTCCCTCCGGGGTCACGGTTACGATCGGAAAGGATCTCGTTGAGATCCAGGGCCCGAAGGGAAAGATGTTTCATCAGATCATGCCCAACACGAAGGTGGAGCTGGTTGAGAACAGCAAGGTCCTTCAGGTGACCCGCTCCCGGGATGACCGTCAATCCCGTGCCTATCACGGCCTTCTCCGTGCGCTGATTGCCAATTCAGTAACCGGAGTGTCGACTGGTTTTACCCGCAAGCTGGTTATCGAAGGCGTTGGATTCAAGTCTGAACTGAAGGACAGGGATCTTGTACTTCAGCTCGGATTTTCTCACACCATCAATTTCCCAGTGCCGGAAGACATCACGGTTGAAGTGGATCCAAAGCAGAACGTGATTTCTGTTTCCGGAATCGACAAGCAGAGAGTGGGGCAGGTAGCCAGAAATATCCGTGAGCTGAGACCCCCGGATGCTTATAAGGGCAAGGGAATCCGCTATTCGGATGAAGTGATCCGAAAGAAAGTCGGAAAAGCAGGAGCCTAA
- the rpsH gene encoding 30S ribosomal protein S8 yields the protein MSQTDPIADFLTMIRNAHMASHGELSVPSSNIKMNIAKILKEEGYIRNYKFVEQDKRQLLNITLKYDEEGKPVIRHLQRVSKPGRRVYRGANDIPVILNGMGLCIISTSRGVLSDRKAREMGVGGELLCEVW from the coding sequence ATGTCTCAAACTGACCCCATTGCCGATTTCCTTACCATGATCCGGAACGCCCACATGGCGTCCCATGGTGAGTTGAGTGTGCCTTCTTCCAACATCAAAATGAACATTGCCAAAATCCTGAAGGAAGAAGGATACATTCGCAACTACAAATTTGTGGAGCAGGACAAACGTCAGCTCCTCAACATTACGCTCAAGTACGATGAGGAGGGGAAACCGGTGATCCGTCATCTTCAACGGGTCTCCAAACCCGGGCGCAGGGTATACAGAGGTGCCAACGATATTCCCGTAATCCTCAATGGAATGGGGCTCTGCATCATTTCGACTTCCAGGGGTGTGCTTTCCGACAGGAAGGCCCGCGAGATGGGAGTCGGCGGTGAGCTCCTCTGTGAAGTCTGGTAG
- a CDS encoding type Z 30S ribosomal protein S14, protein MATLAKRAKERKKLKFKIRYRNRCRLCGRPRAYYRKFEICRICFRELALRGEIPGVVKASW, encoded by the coding sequence ATGGCAACTTTAGCGAAAAGGGCCAAGGAACGAAAAAAACTGAAATTCAAGATCCGTTATCGGAATCGTTGCCGCCTTTGCGGTCGTCCGCGTGCCTACTATCGAAAGTTTGAAATCTGTCGAATCTGTTTCAGAGAGCTTGCCCTCAGGGGAGAGATTCCCGGTGTGGTCAAGGCTTCCTGGTAG
- the rplE gene encoding 50S ribosomal protein L5, with amino-acid sequence MSYLPRLKETYKDTILPALQEEFKIANIMAVPKIEKVVINMGLGEGTRDGKIIDEAFEELAMIAGQRPKITQAKKSIANFKLRQGMKVGIKVTLRGSKMWDFLDRLLNIALPRVRDFRGVSRKSFDGRGNYNLGIRDELIFPEIDYSKITQTKGMNITIVTSAEDDEKAFALLKQLGMPFAK; translated from the coding sequence ATGAGCTATTTACCCAGATTGAAGGAAACCTATAAGGATACAATTCTTCCCGCTTTGCAGGAAGAGTTTAAGATTGCCAACATCATGGCAGTGCCTAAAATCGAAAAGGTCGTTATTAACATGGGCCTTGGAGAAGGCACGCGTGACGGTAAAATCATCGATGAAGCTTTCGAAGAGCTTGCGATGATCGCGGGTCAGAGACCCAAGATTACGCAGGCCAAAAAGTCGATCGCGAACTTTAAGCTTCGTCAGGGAATGAAGGTGGGGATCAAGGTGACTCTCCGGGGTTCGAAGATGTGGGATTTTCTGGATCGTCTCCTCAATATCGCCCTTCCTCGAGTCAGGGATTTTCGCGGTGTGAGCCGGAAGAGCTTCGATGGACGGGGAAACTACAACCTGGGTATCCGGGATGAGCTGATTTTCCCCGAAATCGATTATTCCAAGATCACGCAGACAAAAGGTATGAATATTACGATCGTGACCTCGGCTGAGGACGATGAAAAGGCGTTTGCCCTGCTCAAGCAGCTGGGCATGCCCTTTGCAAAGTAA
- the rplX gene encoding 50S ribosomal protein L24, which translates to MSLKVKKNDTVYVTTGRDRGKTGKVLRVLEGEDKVIVEKINFIKRHTRPNPQKNIQGGIVEREAPLPIANVRVICPDCGGRTRVEFRILEDGQKVRSCKKCQGVLDRS; encoded by the coding sequence ATGTCTCTTAAGGTGAAGAAAAACGACACGGTCTATGTCACCACTGGACGGGACCGCGGAAAGACCGGCAAGGTCCTTCGCGTCCTTGAAGGGGAAGACAAGGTAATCGTGGAGAAGATCAATTTTATTAAGCGTCACACGCGTCCAAACCCGCAGAAGAACATCCAGGGTGGAATCGTAGAGCGGGAAGCTCCCCTTCCCATCGCGAACGTGAGAGTGATTTGCCCCGACTGCGGTGGACGTACCCGTGTAGAATTCAGGATTTTAGAAGACGGTCAGAAGGTTAGATCCTGCAAAAAGTGTCAGGGGGTCTTGGATCGGTCATGA
- the rplN gene encoding 50S ribosomal protein L14 has translation MIQMQTKLLVADNSGAKKIMAITKLGGSAAGRYARVGDIITASVKEAIPNSPVKKGQVVKAVIVRTRREVRRKDGTYIRFDDNAAVLINNDREPIGTRVFGPVARELREKRFMKIVSLAPEVL, from the coding sequence ATGATTCAGATGCAGACCAAGCTTCTGGTAGCGGATAATTCCGGTGCGAAGAAGATCATGGCCATTACCAAGCTGGGGGGGTCCGCCGCCGGCCGCTACGCCCGGGTTGGCGATATCATAACGGCCTCAGTCAAGGAAGCCATTCCGAACAGTCCCGTAAAAAAGGGCCAGGTTGTGAAGGCTGTGATCGTGAGGACGCGCCGTGAAGTACGCCGGAAAGACGGCACGTACATCCGTTTCGATGATAATGCCGCCGTTCTGATTAATAACGATCGAGAGCCGATCGGCACGCGTGTTTTCGGTCCTGTGGCCCGGGAACTCCGGGAAAAAAGATTTATGAAGATCGTTTCTCTTGCCCCGGAGGTGCTGTGA
- the rpsQ gene encoding 30S ribosomal protein S17: MASKGGKVGTVVSTAMDKTVVVRVDHIMLHPQYKKYIRRSKRFMAHDETNQCNVGDKVLILETRPLSKRKRWRISKVLEQAREVQP; this comes from the coding sequence GTGGCAAGTAAAGGCGGTAAGGTCGGAACCGTAGTATCCACGGCGATGGATAAGACCGTGGTCGTTCGTGTGGATCACATCATGCTTCACCCGCAGTATAAGAAGTACATTCGGCGATCCAAACGATTCATGGCTCACGACGAAACCAATCAGTGCAATGTCGGTGACAAGGTCCTGATCCTTGAAACCCGTCCTCTCTCCAAGCGGAAACGCTGGCGGATCAGCAAAGTGCTTGAACAGGCCAGGGAGGTCCAGCCATGA
- the rpmC gene encoding 50S ribosomal protein L29, with amino-acid sequence MKASQFRDMSSDELQLKEKELLDQLFKLRLQKATGKLENPAKLSHVQKDYARLKTVLQEVNRGK; translated from the coding sequence ATGAAAGCCTCCCAGTTTCGAGATATGTCAAGTGATGAGCTGCAGTTGAAAGAGAAAGAATTGCTGGACCAGTTGTTCAAGCTGCGCCTCCAGAAGGCGACGGGGAAGCTGGAAAATCCCGCAAAGCTCAGCCATGTCCAGAAGGATTATGCCCGTCTGAAAACGGTGCTTCAGGAGGTGAACCGTGGCAAGTAA
- the rplP gene encoding 50S ribosomal protein L16 yields the protein MLMPKKVKYRKQQRGRMCGKAQRGSTVDFGEYGLQALEPAWITARQIEAARIAITRHVKRGGKIWIRVFPDKPVTKKPLETRMGKGKANVEEWVAVVKPGKILYEMEGMPMDVAREACRLAGHKLPIRCRFVTRTGEEVL from the coding sequence ATGTTGATGCCGAAAAAGGTCAAGTACAGAAAACAACAGCGTGGACGCATGTGCGGGAAGGCCCAGCGTGGTTCCACCGTGGATTTTGGGGAATACGGTTTGCAGGCCCTGGAGCCGGCGTGGATTACCGCCCGGCAGATCGAGGCTGCCCGTATCGCCATTACCCGCCACGTAAAGCGCGGAGGAAAGATCTGGATCCGCGTGTTTCCCGACAAACCGGTGACCAAGAAGCCGCTGGAAACCCGTATGGGTAAGGGAAAAGCGAACGTGGAAGAGTGGGTTGCGGTCGTGAAGCCCGGCAAAATCCTCTACGAGATGGAGGGAATGCCGATGGACGTGGCCCGCGAAGCCTGCCGTCTGGCCGGTCACAAGCTTCCGATTCGATGCAGGTTTGTAACGCGAACGGGCGAGGAGGTTCTCTGA
- the rpsC gene encoding 30S ribosomal protein S3 has protein sequence MGQKTHPYGFRIGYNKPWRSRWYEWRDYSKFFHEDLQLRKALKKRLSHASVSDIEIERTGNQVKIDILTARPGIIIGKKGAEVDKLRDELQKRLDRPVYINIQEIQRPEIEAQLVAENIANRLERRVAYRRAMKRAIESSFRFGALGVKIKVGGRLNGAEIARDVWYQEGRLPLQTLKANIDYGFAEANTTYGVIGVKVWIYKGDQYKQKFRRI, from the coding sequence ATGGGTCAGAAAACTCACCCTTACGGTTTTCGAATCGGGTACAACAAGCCCTGGCGCTCTCGCTGGTATGAGTGGCGCGATTATTCGAAGTTTTTCCATGAGGATTTACAGCTTCGCAAAGCCCTGAAAAAGCGGCTTTCTCACGCTTCCGTCTCGGATATCGAGATTGAACGGACGGGAAATCAGGTCAAGATCGACATTCTGACCGCACGTCCGGGCATCATTATCGGGAAAAAGGGAGCCGAAGTGGATAAGCTCCGGGATGAACTTCAGAAGCGCCTGGACCGACCGGTATATATTAATATTCAGGAAATCCAGAGGCCGGAAATTGAAGCTCAGCTTGTTGCCGAAAATATTGCCAACCGTCTGGAACGCCGTGTTGCCTACCGGCGGGCCATGAAGCGGGCCATCGAATCCTCCTTTCGCTTTGGTGCTCTGGGCGTCAAGATCAAGGTCGGCGGCCGCCTGAACGGGGCGGAAATCGCCAGGGATGTCTGGTACCAGGAAGGCCGTCTCCCCCTTCAGACGCTGAAGGCGAATATCGATTATGGATTTGCCGAAGCCAACACGACCTATGGTGTGATTGGCGTGAAAGTCTGGATCTATAAGGGTGACCAGTATAAACAGAAGTTCCGCAGGATTTAG
- the rplV gene encoding 50S ribosomal protein L22, producing MKATLKFYRSSPQKVRLVADLIRGKQVEEAEQILNFTKKRPASAIMKLLHSAVANAENNDGVTDISKLYVRNVMVGDAPRLKRFQPVPFGRAHGILHRLCHVWIELGSKEE from the coding sequence ATGAAAGCAACATTAAAGTTCTATCGCAGTTCTCCCCAGAAAGTTCGCCTTGTTGCGGACCTTATTCGGGGAAAGCAGGTTGAGGAAGCGGAACAGATTCTCAATTTTACGAAGAAACGCCCCGCCAGCGCTATTATGAAGCTTTTGCATTCTGCCGTCGCAAATGCGGAAAACAATGATGGTGTCACAGACATCAGCAAGCTCTATGTGCGCAACGTCATGGTGGGGGATGCCCCGCGATTGAAGCGTTTTCAGCCGGTTCCTTTCGGAAGAGCCCATGGCATTCTGCACCGTCTCTGCCATGTCTGGATCGAACTGGGATCGAAAGAGGAGTAG
- the rpsS gene encoding 30S ribosomal protein S19, which produces MARSLKKGPFIDAHLMKKIDVLNEKKEKKLVKTWSRRSTVIPEMVGHTIAIHNGRKFIPVFITENMVGHKLGEFAVTRTFRGHSGKKAEKGGKL; this is translated from the coding sequence ATGGCACGATCATTGAAAAAAGGACCCTTCATCGACGCACATCTTATGAAAAAGATCGATGTGCTGAACGAAAAGAAGGAAAAGAAACTTGTGAAGACCTGGTCGCGGCGCTCCACCGTTATTCCTGAAATGGTCGGACATACGATCGCTATCCACAATGGACGCAAGTTTATCCCCGTCTTTATCACGGAAAATATGGTGGGTCACAAGCTCGGTGAATTTGCAGTGACCCGTACTTTCCGTGGACACAGCGGTAAGAAAGCCGAAAAGGGCGGCAAGCTCTGA